Proteins co-encoded in one Setaria viridis chromosome 9, Setaria_viridis_v4.0, whole genome shotgun sequence genomic window:
- the LOC117840513 gene encoding epoxide hydrolase 1 isoform X2 — MAQEIKHTHLPIRGLNLHVAQVGKGELGTVVFLHGFPEIWYSWRHQMLAVAAAGYLAIAPDCRGYGLSDQPPENEEASWDDLVADVLAILDAYSIPKAFLVGKDFGVMPAYEFALRHPDRTRGVACLGIPFNPAPTSFDAMPEGFYIRRWREPGRAEADFGRYAVRRVVRTIYVLFSGAEIPTAKEGQEIMDLADLSTPLPKWFTEEDLDAYAKLYEKSGFRYPLQMPYRAIHKIPNRLDAKFQVPVFMVMGEKDYCFKFPGFETALRGGIMETFAPDLKITYIPEGNHFVQEQLPEQVNELLLGFFKDHPVVAA, encoded by the exons ATGGCGCAGGAGATCAAGCACACCCATCTCCCCATCCGCGGGCTCAACCTCCATGTCGCCCAAGTAGGCAAAGGTGAG CTGGGGACGGTGGTGTTCCTGCACGGCTTCCCGGAGATATGGTACTCGTGGCGGCACCAGATgctggccgtcgccgccgccggctaccTCGCCATCGCGCCGGACTGCCGCGGGTACGGCCTCTCGGACCAGCCGCCGGAGAACGAGGAGGCCTCCTGGGATGACCTCGTCGCCGACGTGCTCGCCATCCTCGACGCTTACTCCATCCCCAAG GCGTTCTTGGTGGGCAAGGATTTCGGCGTCATGCCGGCATACGAGTTCGCGTTGCGGCACCCGGACCGCACCCGCGGCGTGGCGTGCCTGGGCATCCCCTTCAACCCCGCGCCCACGTCCTTCGACGCCATGCCCGAAGGCTTCTACATCCGGCGCTGGCGC GAGCCTGGCAGGGCGGAGGCTGACTTCGGCCGGTACGCCGTGAGGCGCGTGGTGCGCACCATCTACGTGCTCTTCTCCGGCGCCGAGATCCCGACGGCGAAGGAGGGGCAGGAGATCATGGACCTGGCCGACCTGTCCACGCCCCTGCCGAAGTGGTTCACCGAGGAGGACCTCGATGCCTACGCCAAGCTGTACGAGAAGTCCGGCTTCCGCTACCCTCTTCAGATGCCATACAG GGCTATACACAAGATACCGAACCGGCTGGACGCCAAGTTCCAGGTGCCGGTGTTCATGGTGATGGGGGAGAAGGACTACTGCTTCAAGTTCCCGGGGTTCGAGACCGCGCTGCGTGGCGGCATCATGGAGACCTTCGCGCCGGACCTGAAGATCACCTACATTCCGGAGGGGAACCACTTCGTGCAGGAGCAGCTCCCGGAGCAGgtcaacgagctcctcctcggctTCTTCAAGGACCACCCCGTCGTCGCCGCGTGA
- the LOC117840513 gene encoding epoxide hydrolase 1 isoform X1, which translates to MAQEIKHTHLPIRGLNLHVAQVGKGELGTVVFLHGFPEIWYSWRHQMLAVAAAGYLAIAPDCRGYGLSDQPPENEEASWDDLVADVLAILDAYSIPKAFLVGKDFGVMPAYEFALRHPDRTRGVACLGIPFNPAPTSFDAMPEGFYIRRWREPGRAEADFGRYAVRRVVRTIYVLFSGAEIPTAKEGQEIMDLADLSTPLPKWFTEEDLDAYAKLYEKSGFRYPLQMPYRSVFIALLPWWSRAIHKIPNRLDAKFQVPVFMVMGEKDYCFKFPGFETALRGGIMETFAPDLKITYIPEGNHFVQEQLPEQVNELLLGFFKDHPVVAA; encoded by the exons ATGGCGCAGGAGATCAAGCACACCCATCTCCCCATCCGCGGGCTCAACCTCCATGTCGCCCAAGTAGGCAAAGGTGAG CTGGGGACGGTGGTGTTCCTGCACGGCTTCCCGGAGATATGGTACTCGTGGCGGCACCAGATgctggccgtcgccgccgccggctaccTCGCCATCGCGCCGGACTGCCGCGGGTACGGCCTCTCGGACCAGCCGCCGGAGAACGAGGAGGCCTCCTGGGATGACCTCGTCGCCGACGTGCTCGCCATCCTCGACGCTTACTCCATCCCCAAG GCGTTCTTGGTGGGCAAGGATTTCGGCGTCATGCCGGCATACGAGTTCGCGTTGCGGCACCCGGACCGCACCCGCGGCGTGGCGTGCCTGGGCATCCCCTTCAACCCCGCGCCCACGTCCTTCGACGCCATGCCCGAAGGCTTCTACATCCGGCGCTGGCGC GAGCCTGGCAGGGCGGAGGCTGACTTCGGCCGGTACGCCGTGAGGCGCGTGGTGCGCACCATCTACGTGCTCTTCTCCGGCGCCGAGATCCCGACGGCGAAGGAGGGGCAGGAGATCATGGACCTGGCCGACCTGTCCACGCCCCTGCCGAAGTGGTTCACCGAGGAGGACCTCGATGCCTACGCCAAGCTGTACGAGAAGTCCGGCTTCCGCTACCCTCTTCAGATGCCATACAG GTCAGTGTTCATTGCTTTGCTTCCATGGTGGAGCAGGGCTATACACAAGATACCGAACCGGCTGGACGCCAAGTTCCAGGTGCCGGTGTTCATGGTGATGGGGGAGAAGGACTACTGCTTCAAGTTCCCGGGGTTCGAGACCGCGCTGCGTGGCGGCATCATGGAGACCTTCGCGCCGGACCTGAAGATCACCTACATTCCGGAGGGGAACCACTTCGTGCAGGAGCAGCTCCCGGAGCAGgtcaacgagctcctcctcggctTCTTCAAGGACCACCCCGTCGTCGCCGCGTGA
- the LOC117840512 gene encoding lanC-like protein GCL2 isoform X2 produces the protein MGNGETEKTKATEGRLTGREPPSSHESKRRRSLPGGAMADRFFPNDFPDFVAEAEAPGGDGDRRPAGVRGLLSLPYARLSDRFLRAARRLKDKVVEETWVKAGRQVTDYTLYTGALGTALLLFKSFRVTGDRGDLALAADIVHACDDASRGLPFLTFICGRAGVCALGAVIAKHCDDQLRVTQYLSSFDEITITEKVPNELLYGRAGYLWACLFLNKHLSEKTIPLEHINSVAKDIIREGRKLSSKGSSPLMYEWHGKKYWGAAHGLAGIMHVLMHTELKLDEQDDVKNTLRYMIKNRFPSGNYPSSEGNESDRLVHWCHGAPGVALTLAKAYEVFHDDHFKQSAAGAAEVVWNRGLLKRVGICHGVSGNAYTFLSLYRLTGNVEYLYRAKAFACFLLEKADEFIAEGAMHGGDRPFSLFEGKAGMAYLLLDMVDPSESRFPAYEL, from the exons ATGGGAAACGGCGAGACCGAGAAGACGAAGGCCACCGAAGGGCGGCTCACCGGTCGCGAACCACCCTCCTCGCACGAGTCGAAGCGGCGTCGCAGCCTGCCTGGCGGAGCCATGGCCGACCGCTTCTTCCCCAACGACTTCCccgacttcgtcgccgaggccgaggcccccggaggcgacggcgaccggcggccCGCGGGGGTCCGGGGCCTGCTCTCGCTCCCGTACGCCAGGCTCtccgatcgcttcctccgcgccgcgcgccgtctcAAGGACAAG GTGGTGGAGGAGACGTGGGTGAAGGCGGGGCGGCAGGTGACGGACTACACGCTCTACACGGGCGCGCTCGGGACGGCGCTGCTGCTGTTCAAGTCCTTCCGGGTCACCGGCGACCGCGGGgacctcgccctcgccgccgacaTCGTCCACGCCTGCGACGACGCGTCGCGGGGCCTACC GTTCTTGACATTCATATGTGGGAGGGCCGGTGTCTGCGCTCTTGGAGCGGTGATTGCCAAGCATTGCGACGATCAGCTGAGGGTCACCCAGTATCTGAGCTCCTTTGATGAG ATAACAATCACTGAGAAAGTACCAAATGAGTTGCTGTATGGAAGGGCGGGGTATCTATGGGCTTGCTTGTTCTTGAATAAGCATCTCAGCGAGAAGACGATCCCACTTGAACACATT AATTCTGTGGCAAAGGACATCATTAGGGAGGGAAGAAAGCTTTCAAGCAAGGGGAGTAGCCCGCTGATGTACGAATGGCATGGGAAGAAGTACTGGGGTGCTGCCCATGGTCTTGCTGGAATCATGCACGTGCTCATGCACACTGAACTGAAACTGGATGAGCAGGATGATGTGAAGAACACCCTGCGGTACATGATCAAGAACCGGTTTCCTAGTGGCAACTATCCCTCAAGTGAAGGCAATGAATCCGATCGGTTGGTGCACTGGTGTCACGGTGCCCCTGGTGTTGCTCTTACACTGGCTAAAGCATATGAG GTATTCCATGATGATCATTTCAAGCAATCAGCTGCAGGGGCTGCAGAGGTTGTCTGGAACCGAGGACTTCTGAAGAGAGTTGGAATATGTCACGGTGTAAGCGGGAATGCCTACACATTCCTCTCACTGTACAGGCTAACTGGCAATGTTGAGTATCTCTATCGGGCGAAGGCTTTTGCATGCTTTCTTCTCGAGAAAGCTGATGAGTTCATTGCTGAGGGGGCCATGCATGGGGGTGATCGCCCGTTTTCACTGTTTGAAGGGAAGGCTGGGATGGCATACCTCCTCTTGGACATGGTTGATCCATCTGAATCAAGGTTTCCGGCCTATGAACTTTGA
- the LOC117839464 gene encoding epoxide hydrolase 2 — protein MAREIEHTHLPIRGINIHVAQVGKGELGTVVFLHGFPEIWYSWRHQMLAVAAAGYRAIAPDCRGYGLSDQPPEHEEASWDDLVADVLAILDTFTIPKAFLVAKDFGAIPAYEFALRHPGRTRGVACLGVFFNPAPISFDDMPEGFYIRRWREPGRAEADFGRYDVRRVVRTIYVLFSGAENPIAKEGQEFMDLADLSTPLPEWFTEEDLDAYAKLYERSGFRYPLQMPYRSLHKIPNRMDAKFQVPVFMVIGEEDYAFKLPGFKTAMRSGVMETFAPDLKIACIPEGSHFMQEQLPEQVNELLLGFLKDHPVAAA, from the exons ATGGCGCGGGAGATCGAGCACACCCACCTCCCCATCCGCGGGATCAACATCCACGTCGCTCAGGTCGGCAAAG GTGAGCTGGGGACGGTGGTGTTCCTGCACGGCTTCCCGGAGATATGGTACTCGTGGCGCCACCAGAtgctggccgtggccgccgccgggtaCCGCGCCATCGCGCCGGACTGCCGCGGGTACGGGCTCTCCGACCAACCGCCGGAGCACGAGGAGGCCTCCTGGGacgacctcgtcgccgacgtGCTCGCCATCCTCGACACCTTCACCATCCCAAAG GCGTTTTTGGTCGCCAAGGATTTCGGCGCCATTCCGGCATACGAGTTCGCGCTGCGGCACCCGGGCCGCACCCGCGGCGTGGCGTGCCTGGGCGTCTTCTTCAACCCTGCGCCCATCTCCTTCGACGACATGCCCGAAGGCTTCTACATCCGGCGCTGGCGC GAGCCtggccgggcggaggcggactTCGGCCGGTACGACGTGAGGCGCGTGGTGCGAACCATCTACGTGCTCTTCTCCGGCGCCGAGAACCCGATCGCCAAGGAAGGGCAGGAGTTCATGGACCTCGCCGACCTGTCCACGCCCCTCCCGGAGTGGTTCACCGAGGAGGACCTCGACGCCTACGCCAAGCTCTACGAGAGGTCCGGCTTCCGCTACCCTCTGCAGATGCCATACAG GTCTTTACACAAGATACCGAACCGGATGGACGCCAAGTTCCAGGTGCCGGTGTTCAtggtgattggggaggaggaCTACGCGTTCAAGCTACCGGGGTTCAAGACCGCGATGCGGAGCGGCGTCATGGAGACCTTCGCGCCGGACCTGAAGATCGCCTGCATCCCCGAGGGGAGCCACTTCATGCAGGAGCAGCTCCCAGAGCAGgtcaacgagctcctcctcggctTCCTCAAGGAccaccccgtcgccgccgcgtga
- the LOC117840512 gene encoding lanC-like protein GCL2 isoform X1, translating into MGNGETEKTKATEGRLTGREPPSSHESKRRRSLPGGAMADRFFPNDFPDFVAEAEAPGGDGDRRPAGVRGLLSLPYARLSDRFLRAARRLKDKVVEETWVKAGRQVTDYTLYTGALGTALLLFKSFRVTGDRGDLALAADIVHACDDASRGLPRRFLTFICGRAGVCALGAVIAKHCDDQLRVTQYLSSFDEITITEKVPNELLYGRAGYLWACLFLNKHLSEKTIPLEHINSVAKDIIREGRKLSSKGSSPLMYEWHGKKYWGAAHGLAGIMHVLMHTELKLDEQDDVKNTLRYMIKNRFPSGNYPSSEGNESDRLVHWCHGAPGVALTLAKAYEVFHDDHFKQSAAGAAEVVWNRGLLKRVGICHGVSGNAYTFLSLYRLTGNVEYLYRAKAFACFLLEKADEFIAEGAMHGGDRPFSLFEGKAGMAYLLLDMVDPSESRFPAYEL; encoded by the exons ATGGGAAACGGCGAGACCGAGAAGACGAAGGCCACCGAAGGGCGGCTCACCGGTCGCGAACCACCCTCCTCGCACGAGTCGAAGCGGCGTCGCAGCCTGCCTGGCGGAGCCATGGCCGACCGCTTCTTCCCCAACGACTTCCccgacttcgtcgccgaggccgaggcccccggaggcgacggcgaccggcggccCGCGGGGGTCCGGGGCCTGCTCTCGCTCCCGTACGCCAGGCTCtccgatcgcttcctccgcgccgcgcgccgtctcAAGGACAAG GTGGTGGAGGAGACGTGGGTGAAGGCGGGGCGGCAGGTGACGGACTACACGCTCTACACGGGCGCGCTCGGGACGGCGCTGCTGCTGTTCAAGTCCTTCCGGGTCACCGGCGACCGCGGGgacctcgccctcgccgccgacaTCGTCCACGCCTGCGACGACGCGTCGCGGGGCCTACC GCGCAGGTTCTTGACATTCATATGTGGGAGGGCCGGTGTCTGCGCTCTTGGAGCGGTGATTGCCAAGCATTGCGACGATCAGCTGAGGGTCACCCAGTATCTGAGCTCCTTTGATGAG ATAACAATCACTGAGAAAGTACCAAATGAGTTGCTGTATGGAAGGGCGGGGTATCTATGGGCTTGCTTGTTCTTGAATAAGCATCTCAGCGAGAAGACGATCCCACTTGAACACATT AATTCTGTGGCAAAGGACATCATTAGGGAGGGAAGAAAGCTTTCAAGCAAGGGGAGTAGCCCGCTGATGTACGAATGGCATGGGAAGAAGTACTGGGGTGCTGCCCATGGTCTTGCTGGAATCATGCACGTGCTCATGCACACTGAACTGAAACTGGATGAGCAGGATGATGTGAAGAACACCCTGCGGTACATGATCAAGAACCGGTTTCCTAGTGGCAACTATCCCTCAAGTGAAGGCAATGAATCCGATCGGTTGGTGCACTGGTGTCACGGTGCCCCTGGTGTTGCTCTTACACTGGCTAAAGCATATGAG GTATTCCATGATGATCATTTCAAGCAATCAGCTGCAGGGGCTGCAGAGGTTGTCTGGAACCGAGGACTTCTGAAGAGAGTTGGAATATGTCACGGTGTAAGCGGGAATGCCTACACATTCCTCTCACTGTACAGGCTAACTGGCAATGTTGAGTATCTCTATCGGGCGAAGGCTTTTGCATGCTTTCTTCTCGAGAAAGCTGATGAGTTCATTGCTGAGGGGGCCATGCATGGGGGTGATCGCCCGTTTTCACTGTTTGAAGGGAAGGCTGGGATGGCATACCTCCTCTTGGACATGGTTGATCCATCTGAATCAAGGTTTCCGGCCTATGAACTTTGA
- the LOC117835949 gene encoding probable prolyl 4-hydroxylase 3, whose amino-acid sequence MAGRGAVRGGRPLLGGGGGGGGKRGGRPSMAVVAALLLACAALLLLLALGALSLPGASDGAGPRGAGLSRPRLRSRFRRSASESGLEMRGEKGEPWTEVLSWEPRAFVYHNFLSKEECEYLISLAKPQMKKSTVVDAATGGSKDSRVRTSSGMFLRRGQDKIIRIIEKRIADYTFIPVEHGEGLQVLHYEVGQKYEPHFDYFHDDYNTKNGGQRIATLLMYLSDVEDGGETVFPSSTVNSSSSPFYNELSACAKRGLSVKPKMGDALLFWSMKPDGSLDPTSLHGGCPVIKGNKWSSTKWMRVHEYKI is encoded by the exons ATGGCGGGCCGGGGGGCGGTTCGGGGCGGGAGGCcgctgctgggcggcggcggcggcgggggcgggaagCGGGGCGGGAGGCCGtccatggcggtggtggcggcgctgctgctggcatgcgcggcgctgctcctcctcctcgcgctcggcGCGCTCTCGCTGCCGGGGGCCTCCGACGGCGCCGGGCCCCGCGGCGCGGGCCTCTCCCGGCCGCGCCTGCGCTCGCGCTTCCGCAGATCCGCCTCCGAGTC GGGGCTGGAGATGCGCGGGGAAAAGGGGGAGCCGTGGACGGAGGTGCTGTCGTGGGAGCCCCGCGCGTTCGTCTACCACAACTTCCTC TCCAAGGAAGAATGTGAATATTTGATTTCACTGGCAAAGCCTCAGATGAAGAAGTCGACAGTAGTTGATGCAGCAACTGGAGGGAGCAAGGATAGCAG GGTGCGGACAAGTTCAGGAATGTTTCTTAGAAGAGGTCAGGACAAAATTATTCGTATAATCGAGAAAAGGATAGCAGATTACACCTTCATACCTGTAG AGCATGGAGAGGGTCTTCAAGTCCTCCACTATGAAGTTGGACAGAAGTACGAGCCACACTTCGATTACTTCCATGATGATTACAACACCAAAAATGGAGGCCAGCGTATAGCAACTCTTCTTATGTATCT TTCCGATGTTGAAGATGGTGGTGAGACCGTGTTCCCGTCCTCTACAGTAAACAGCAGCTCATCACCATTTTATAATGAGCTATCTGCATGTGCAAAGAGGGGTTTATCTGTTAAACCGAAGATGGGAGATGCGCTACTTTTCTGGAGCATGAAGCCTGATGGATCCCTTGATCCCACAAGCCTTCATG GTGGATGCCCAGTGATAAAAGGCAACAAATGGTCATCGACAAAGTGGATGCGCGTTCATGAGTACAAAATTTAG